From Acidimicrobiia bacterium:
CTGCACGTCGGCTGCGAGCGGGCTGGCGAGCGGGCGCCCGTCGACCGTTCCGCCCGTCGCGATCACGCGGAAGTCGCGCGGGAGGTCGGTCGCCTCGACCGCGAACGCGCCGGACGCGAGCGTGTCACTCGGCGCGGTCGCGATCGGCGCGCCGTTCGCCGCTCGGAGCGTGACGGCCGCGCCGGCGACGGGATCCCCCGCGTCGACGACACCGACGACGACCACGGTCGGGTTCGCGGCTCGCGGCGCCGATTGGGCGCGCGCCGTCGATCTCGACGACGAGGTGCACGACGTCAGCGTCGCCGCCGCGACCACCGACGACACGAGCACGCTCGTCCTCCGCATCGCGCGCGAGGTCATGCTTCCCGCCTTCGTCGAGCAGCGGCACGCTCGGCGCCGCTCTGGGCGCGCACGCCGGATCGGTGTGTCCGGCTTGGTATCGACCGCCCGAACCGGGACTTGAGTCCGGACCCGACCGGCCCGCCGTGACCCGCGCTACGCGAGGTGCGCGTCGAGGATGGCGCGGACGGTCTCCGGCTCGTCAGGTGTGATCGTCGGCTTCACCCGTCGACCCACGTCGAGCTCGAGCGCGACCTGCTTGTTCGGCCGGTTCCCATCGAGGTTGTACCAGTGCACGAGATCGCCGGAGCCCCAGATGCGCCACCGGCCGCGCACACCCGTCATCGTGCGCGCGGTGACGGACCTGATCGAGCGGTACGGGATGCGCTTCGCGCCCCAGAGGTAGTACCAGCGGATCGTGATCGCGTCGTCGTCGCACGCGATCCGACCGTCGTCGTACAGCACGGCCCCATCATCGCAGGTGTCGGCGCCGGATCCGGGGCGGCGCGACTCCCCCGCCACGGTGTCTCGACCGCCCGGCCGCCTCCTACGATCCTCGGCGTGAGCGACGCGGCGGAGCTTCTCCAGTCGGCGGTGGACGCCGCGGCGCGTGGCGACGTGCCCGGCGCGATCGAGCTCCTGCGCGAGTGCGTCGCCGCCGCCGACGTTCCCGACGCACACCGCCTGCTGGGCGCGCTCTCCTACGCGAACGACCATCTCGACGACGCCCGCGTCGAGTGGGAGCACGCGTTCCGCGGCTACCGCGACGCCGGCGATCTGCGCAACGCGGCGCGCGTCGCGATGGGGCTCGCGGAGCTGCACTCGGGCTCGCTCGGGAACCGCGCGACGGGCAGCGGCTGGCTCGAACGCGCGCGCCGGCTGCTCGAGCAGGCGGGCCCGTGCGTCGAATGGGGGTACTGGGAGCTCGCGCTGATCGCGTGCGACCGGCCGGACGTCGTGGATCTGGAGCGGAGCGCGACGCGCGCGCTCGAGCTCGCGACCGAATACCGCGATGTGGCGTTGGAGGTGCGCGCGCTCGCCGACGGTGGGCTCGCGCTCGTGTCGCAGGGGCGGGTCCGCGAGGGCTTCGACCGCCTCGACGAGGCGCTCGCTGTGCTGTCGACGGGCGAGGTCACCGACCTGTTCGTCGTCGGCACCGCGTTCTGCGCACTGCTGTCGTCGTGTGAGCGGGCGGGTGACGCGGAACGGGCGACCGAGTGGATCCGGATGGTGCAGTCGCTCGTGCTGCAGCCCCGCGGCGGCCGTCCCCGCGTGCTGAGCACGCACTGCCATCTCGCGCTCGGTGGCGTGCTGTGCGCGGTCGGGCGGTGGACCGAGGCCGAGGAGGCACTGCTGGCGTCGCTCGGCCCGACCGCCTCCGCGAGTCGCGGTCACCGCGTCGAGGCGACGACGCGCCTCGCGGAGCTGCGCCTGTACCAGGGCCGCGTCGACGAGGCCGCCGAGCTCCTCGCGCCGATCGAGGACGACCTCGCCGCCGCCGCACCGGTCGCGTCGCTGCACCTGGCGCGGGGCGAGCCCGCGCTCGCGGCCGCGGTCCTGCGCCGCGCCGTGACGCGGCTCGTCGGCGACGTCCTCCGCGGCGCACCCCTCCTGGCCGCGCTCGTCGAGGCCGAGCTGGCGCGCGGCGACGTCGACGCCGCGCGCGGCGCCGCGCGCCTCCTCCGCGCGATGACCGAAGCGGTGGACGCGCCGGTCGTCGCCGGCTTCGCCACGCTCGCCACCGGTCGCGTCGCCGTGGCGACGGGCGACGTCGAGGCCGCGCTCGACGCGTTCGACGCGGCGCTGCGGAGCTTCACCGCCGCGGAGCGTCCGGTCCTCGTCGCGGCGACACAGCTCGAGCTCGCCGACGCCCACGTCGCGCGGCACGACGACGAAGCGGCCGTCGTCGCGGCTCGGGCCGCGCACACGGTCGCCGAACGCCTCGACGCCGCGCCCATGTGCGACCGCGCCGCCGCGCTGCTCCGCCGCCTCGGTGCGACGCCACCGCGCTCGGCGGCGTCGGCGGCGAGCCGGCTCACCGGGCTGACCGCCCGCGAGAGCGAGGTGCTCGACGGGCTGCGCCGCGGCGACAGCAACGCGCAGATCGCGGCCCGTCTCTACCTGTCCCCGAAGACGGTGGAGCACCACGTCAGCCGGGTGCTCGCCAAGCTCGGCGTGCGGACCCGGGCCGAGGCGGCCGCGGTCGCCGCGGCTGCGGCCGCGACGGGCGAGGCCGAGGCCGACACGGGGTGAGGATCGGGGGCAGGTCGGGGGGATCCCCCGATGTGCGGACCGCCCGTCTACCCGCATGCTGTGGACCACACCCGCACCGACACGAGGAGCATCGTGATGGAGACCAGGATCGACGAGATCGCACCCGACGTGTTCCGGCTGTCCACCTACGTGGACGAGATCGCGCCGCCGGCGGGGTTCACGTTCAACCAGTTCGTCGTGCGCGGCGAGCAGCCGCTCCTGTTCCACGCCGGGATGCGCGGGCTGTTCCCGCTCGTGTCCGACGCCGTCGACCGGCTGGTCGGCCTGCAGAACCTGCGTTGGATCTCGTTCGCGCACGTCGAGGCGGACGAGTGCGGCGCGATGAACCTGTTCCTCGACGCCGCGCCCGACGCGCAGGTCGTGCACGGCGCGCTCGCGTGCATGGTCTCGTTGAACGACCTCGCGGACCGTCCACCCGTCCCGATGGCCGACGAGCCGCTCGACATCGGCGGGCACGTCATGCGGTTCCTGCCCACGCCGCACGTCCCCCACAACTGGGAGAGCGGTCTCTGGTTCGACGAGACCACCGCGACGTTGCTCGCGGGCGACCTGTTCACGTCGCTCGGTGACGGGCCTGCGGTCGTCGACACCGACGTCGTCGAGGGCGCGATCGTCGCCGAGGACGTGTTCCACGCGACGTCGCTCGGCCCGGCCGTCGGCACGACGCTGCGCACGCTCGCCGAGCTCGAACCGTCGACGCTCGCGTGCATGCACGGGTCGTCGTTCCGTGGTGACGGCGCCGCGCAGCTCCATGCGCTCGCCGACTACTACGACGGCGCGATCGTCCCGGCGTGACGGCGGGAGCTACGCGCCGCTGCCGTACGGGCGAGTGATGATCTCGAGCAGGTGGCCGTCGGGGTCGGTGAAGTAGACCCCGCGGCCACCGTCGTTGCGGTTGATCTCCTTCGGGCGCGTCAAGCCGGGATCGGCCCAGTGGTCGAGGCCACGCTCGACGATCTTGCCGTAGATCGCGTCGAACTCGTCCTCGCTGACGAGGAACGCGTAGTGCTGCGAGGCGATGTCGCCGTCGACCTCGCGGTAGTCGAGTGACACGCCGTTGGCCACCTCGACGACGAGGAACGGGCCGAAACGTGTCGCGTCCGGGAGGTCGAACAGCTCGGTCAGGAACGACGCCGAGACCTTCTTGTCGCGGCACCAGACGATCGTGTGGTTCAGCTCGATGGTCACGCCGTCATGTTGGCGCGTCGGGCGGGCGATCGCTTCGCGGCCCGTCGACGCGGTCCACGAAGCGCGTCAACGCGGTGACGACCGCGTCGGGCTGCTCGACCTGGGGCAGATGACCGGCGCCGGAGACGACGACGAGCTGCGAGCCCGCGATGCGGCGCTGGAGCCGCTGCGCGGCACGCACCGACGAGCCCGAGAGCCGGTCGGCGTCACCCCAGAGCAGCAGGACGTCGCGGGTCGTCGGCGCCGGACACGGCTCGCTCGCGAGGACGACCTCGGTCACGACGTCGAGCGGCGCGGGATGCGGGTCGTGGAGGACCGCGTCGACCTCGGGCGGGACGTTGCGCGTGTCCGCGAAGGCACGCGCGGCGGTCGAGGGTGAGTACACGTTCCTGCGGAACATCGCGGTGAGGGCGCGTCGCAACGGCGGAGCGGCGAGCGCGCGCCGGAGCCACATGGGCAACCCCGGTCCCGGCGCTCCGTCGACGAGCACGACGGCGGCAACCCGCGCGGGCGCGGTCGCGGCCGCGCACCACGCGATCGACGCGCCGAACGAGTTGCCGACCACGACCGCGCGGTCGACCGCCGTCGCGTCCATGACGCGCAGGACCCACTCCGCGTACGCGGCGACCGTGCCGGGCGGGTCGGTCGACGGTGCGCCGAGCCCGGGCAGCTCCGGGGCGACGACACGCCGCTCCGCGGCGAGCCGGTCCCAGATCCCGGACCAGTGCGGCGCGGCGCCCGCCCACGCGCCGTGCAACAGCACGAGCGGGACGCCGTCACCCTGACCGCCCGTCCAGACCTGCGCGGTGCCCTCGCCGATCGAGAGGTCGCGGCGCTCCATCACGTGCGGCATTCGACCACGACCGGCGGCCGGCGTCACTCGAAGACGCGCGCGACCGCGGTCTGGCTCGCGACCGCGACGAGTCGTCCGTCGCGCGCCCACACGCGGGCACCGCCGTGGACGTAGCCCGCGGACGCGAAGTAGGGGTCGAACTCGACCAGGATCCACTCGCCGTCCGGTCTCGGCCCGAAGCGCACCGCGTTGTCGAGGCTCGTCCCGCCACCCGTGCGGCCGGCGGCGCGCACGACCGAGCTGGGCACGATGTCGGTCAGGAACGCGACCTTCGCCCGCGTCTGCGTCGTGTCGGCCACGTCGCGCATGCGGACCCACAGCGCGGAGCGGGTCTCACCGTCGGCTTCACGCATGTCGGTGATCGCGAGCCAACCCGGTCGCTCACCGCGAACGGGGAACGGGAACCGGGGCATCCACCGCGGCGCGCGCTCGGGTGGGTCGACGTCGGGCATCGCGCCGAACTGCGCCTCCAGCGCGCCCGAGCGCGCGTCACCCGTCGCACCGAGCCCGACGACGGCGACGCGTCCGCCGGCGCACACGGTGACGCGCGCCTGCGTCGTGCGGCGGCCGCCCGCGAGCGTCTCGAGCCGGCACTCGAGCACGTCGCCGAGGTCCGCGCTGCCGACGAACTGGGCCGTGGTCCACAGCGCGTCCTGGCCGGTCTCGGCCTCGAGCAGCGCCGTCACGAGCGCCGCGCCCGTGCCCCCGTAGAGCTTGCCGTCGAAGCGCGTCAGCGGCGATCGCAGGACGAGCTCGTACCGCCCGCCACCGCGAGGCTCGACACCGAGCCAGTCGAGGTCGGAGGTCACGCGACGAGCCCGTTGCCCGCGACGGCGACGCGCGTGCCGACGAGCTCCTCCTCGGTCGCGCGCGCCGCGAGCACCGGATCGTCGATCCGCGCGATCACGCGCGCACCCCGCTGCGTGTCCAGGATCGCCACGAGCTCGCGGGGCTCCTCCCCGTCGTACGTGACCGTGCAGGCGGCCACCGTCGCGTCGCCGTCGTAGGAGTCGAGCACGTCGACGCGCGCTGTCGCGGCCTCCGCGTCGCGCGCGAGATCGGCGATCAGCGGCGGCTCGCCGTCGTCGTCCGTCGCCCACACGGCGAGACCGGGCTTGGTCAGCAGTCCGCTGACGGTCGTGACGAGCCCGAGCCCGCCGTCCGCGCGCAACCGGCGCACCATCGCGGCCGTCGCCTGGAGCACGAAGTTGTTGAACGGACCGCCCGCGAACGTCATGCCGCCCGTGATCGTCGGCGTGCCGCTCGCCGGGAGGCCGAGCTCTCGCTGCTGCACGCGCACCGCGACCGGGAAGCACGAGTACAGCTCCACGTGCTCGCACGCCGCGAGCGGGCGGCCGATGCGGGCGGAGGCGGCCCGCCCGACCACCTGCATCGCGGGCCAGCGGTGCATCTCGCGTCGCGCCGACAGCGGGAGCGCGAACGACGAGTCGAGTCCGGCGCGCGGGAGCACCCAGCGCTCGCGCGGGACACCGTGACGCTCCGCCACCTCGGCCGCGCACAGCAGCAGCGCCGCGCCCTGGTCGACGGTCCACTGGCTCGCGTGCCACTTGCCGTACGGGAACGCCAGCGGCCGGCTGCCGGGACCGAGCTTGGCCAGCTCGTCGGCCGTCATCGACTCCCGGAACGCGGCTTCGGGGTTGTCGCGTGCGACCTCGTTGAAGCGCGCCCACAACGCCGCGACGTCCCAACGGTCCTGCTCGACCGTCACACCGTCCGCGGCGCGCAACGCCGACTCCATGAGCGCGTATTGCTGCACCGGCGTCCAGAGCCTCGCCGCGATCTCGGCGGGCGCGACGATCTCGCCCTGCGGCTGCTGGAGCACGTCGGGTTCCGCGCCGTGCTGATCGAGCTCCGTCGCGTGCGGATCGCGCGCGGCACGTGCCTTCGCCTCCGCGCCGACGACGACGACGACGTCGAGGGTGCCGTCGCGTATGGCCGTCATCGCCTCGTTGATCAGCGTCTGCTGCGGGATGCCGAGGTCGACGAGGACCGTCGTCGCGCGTGGCGCGCCGATGTGATGCGCGACCACACGCGCGGGGTCGGTGTAGCCCCACGTGCCACGCGGCACCGCGATCCGCTGCACGTCGTGCAACAGCGACGGTGCACCGGCGTCGTCCGCGGCCGCGACGGTGGCGCGCGCCATGAGCTCGACGGCCTCGACGTGGTCGATGCACGTGCCGGCACCAACGAGGACTGGCAGGCGGGGATCGGTACGGGAGCTCATGGGGACGGGCGATTGAAGGGTCGCGCGTGGCCGGCTGTCAAAGCGCGCCGGTCGTCACGAGCCGCGCGACGTACCTCTGCGGCGCAGCGAGAACCGCCTCGGTGCGCGGGCGCGTGGTCCGTCGGCGTCGTCGCCCGCGACGTCCGCCGTCGCGTCGAGCGCGTCGAGGTCCTCGTACAGCGTGTTCACGAGCGCCCGCCGGCGCAGGAACGCGGCCTCGTGGCCGACGAGGCCGTTGAACACGACCCCGACGGACAGCGACCGCTCCGGATCCGCGAACGCGAACGACGTGCCGACGTTCCCGGAGTGACCGAACGCGGTCTCGCTGCAACGCTCGCCGAACGCGTGCTCGCGCAGGCGCGTCATGAACCCCAGCCCGTAGGTGCACTCCCGCTGGAGCACCTCGTCGTAGACGGCCGGCCGGACGACGGACGTGAAGGCGCGCAGCGACACGTCGTCGGCCGGCTCGTCGGGGTCTTCGGCATCGTCGGGGTCGGGCGGCGCGAGCGCGGCGAGCCGTTCGAGCAGCCCGCTGTAGAAGCGCGCGAGGTCGCGCGCGTTCGTGTACCCGCCGTGCGACGGGTTCGTCTCCGTGCACACGCGCTCGCTGCGTTCGAACAGCATCGGCAGCGTCTTCGTCCGCATCTCGACGTTGACCCCGAGGCGGTCGAGCACCGCGCGGTACTCGTCGCGCGTCATGCCGACCCACGTCGACGAGAGACCCATGGGGTCGAGGACGTGCTCGCGCAGGTGCGCGCGCAGCTCGTCGCCCGTCGCCTGCTCGATCACCCATCCGAGGACCTGCCACCCGACGTACTCGCTGTAGGCCGCGTCGGCGCCGAGCCGCCATCCCGGCGGCCGCTTCAGCGTCGCGATCACGGCACGACGACGGTCGGCGGGGGTGAGCTCCATCTCCACGGCCATCGGCCGGTGGAGCGCGGCGGTGTGCGTCATGACGTGGCGCAACGTGACACCACCCTGCAGGACGCGCAGATCCGGCAGGCGCGCCTCGAGCGGCTCGTCGAGCGCGAGCGCGCGCTGCTCGACGAGCTGTTGGATCGCGACCGCGGTCACCGGCTTGATCGAGCAGTACACGCGGAAGACGTGCTCGGGCGTCATCGTCGTGCCGGTTCCGGTCTCGCCGACCGCGAGGTCGAGCACCCGCTCACCGCGCAGCTCGACGGCCATCTGCGCGCCGGGGCTGAAGACGCCGTCCTCGACCTGGTCGTGCAGCCGCTCGACGGTTCGCTCGAAGCCGCGGTCGGCGGCCGGCCCCTCGCCCGTCACGCGAGCACCTGCACGGCGGTCGCGAACGTCTCGTGGGCGTCGAGCTCGCCCAATACCGACAGCGCGATCGCGTGCCGGCCGGTCGCGAGCTCCGCCCCGTGGAACTCGGGGCTCTCGACGATGCCGGCGAGCGCGGCCAGGCCGCCGAGCTCGCCGCGCACCGCGCCGTCCTCGAGCGCCTGGATCACGGTGATCTCGCCGGCTCGGACGAGCGCGAGCGCGCGGTACGTCACGTCGACGAAGACGTCGGCCGAGCTCGTCTCGCCGGGTCGCTGCTCGACGAAGCGGCCGTCGACGAACCACATCGTCTCCCGCACCTCGCCGAACGGTCCGCCGCGGTACCGGTACTCGGCGACGAGCGTCGCGTCCGGGACGCGCATCATCGCCGCGAGCTCCGGCCGCGAGCCGAGGTCGAACGGCGCGGGCACGCCCCTGTAGGTGCCGTCCGCGGTCGCGGCGGTGACGGTGGTCGCGAGCAACGCGTCGGTGCCGCGCAGCTCGCGCGTCACGACTCGGCGGGCGACGTCGCCGGTCCAGCGAACGTCGACGTCCGGCGAGTCGAGGATCCCGACGTCCCACACCACGACGCGACCCGCCTCCACGACGAGGTGCCACGGCGTGTCGCCGGCGCGGAACTGGAGTCGTGCGCTGCGGTCCGGCGCGATCGCGAGCCCGGCCACGAGGTCGCGTGCGCGCGCGAACCGTTCCGGGCTGAACGGGGGCGTGCCGGCGTGAGGCTCCACCGCCATGCGGCGAGCGACGGTAGCCGCCCGCGCGCCCGCCCGACCCCGGGCCTGCTCGGCCTCGGTCCCGATCGGCCCGGTGCCCTGTTCCCGGCGTCACACCGGCCGATCGAGAGCTCGTGAGACCGCGAACGGCGCTCGTCGGCGCGCTCGCGCTCGTCGTGATGGTCGTGCCCGTCGCGGTGCGCCGCTCGGTCGCGGCCGCGCAGACGACGGTCCCGACCGCGCCCGCGACGCGGACCGCCGCCACGACGCCGCCGCCACGGATCGTCGTGACGACCCGCGACGCGACCGGCCGTCCCGTGTTCCACACGATCCCGGCTGCGACGCCGGGCGACGCCACGAGCGTCGCGAGCGCGTTGCACGCATACGGCATTCCCGCGGTCGTCGACCGGCCCGTCCACGCGACGGGAGACCCGATCCGGTGGCTGCAGTGGCCGCTGAACGACGTGCCGTACGAGCAGACGTGGGCGACGCGCGACGCGTCGGGCCAGACGGTCGCCGTCGTCGACACCGGTGTCGACGCGACCCACGAGGACCTCCGCAGCGGACAGGTCCTCCCCGGGACGGATCTCGTCGCGCCGGGCGGCAACGGCCGCGTCGACCCCAACGGCCACGGCACCGCGGTGTCGGGCGTGATCGCCGCGACCGTCGGCAACGGGATCGGCATCTCCGGCGCCGCGCGCGGCGCGCGGATCCTTCCCGTCCGGGTGCTCGACGCGAGCGGGACGGGCTACCTGTCCGACGTCGCGAGCGGTCTCGTCTGGGCGACCGACCACGGCGCGACGGTCGTCAACATGTCGCTCGCCGCGACCGGGCTCACGACCTACCCGCCCGTCGACCTCGCGATCGCGTATGCGCGCGCGCACGGCGTCGTGGTCGTCGCCGCGGCGGGCAACGACGGTCCCGGCAGCCCACCCGAGTACCCGGCCGACGCCGCCGGCGTGATCGCCGCCGGCGCGACCGACTCGTCGAACACCGTCGCGAGCTTCTCGTCGCAGGGCTCGTGGGTCGCGATCGCGGCGCCCGGCGTCAGCATCGCGACGACGTGGCCCGGCAACGCCTACGTGTACGAGAACGGCACGTCGTTCGCGTCGCCCTACGTCGCGTCCGCAGCCGCGCTCGTGCGCGCGTCGGCACCGTGGCTCGACCCCGACGAGGTCCGCTCGGCGCTCACGTCCACCGCGACGCCACTGGGCCCGGCGCGCGCGTACGGCGCCGGGCTCGTGAACCCGTTGCGCGCGGTGGCATCGCTGTCGCTCTACCACTACGAGAAGGCCGTCGCGCCCGACCGTGCCGTCGCCGCGAACCCGAAGGGTGGCGGGTACGTCCTCTCGGGGAACGGCGGCGTCCGCTCGTTCGGCGGTGCACCGCTCTTCGGCTCGGTGAGCTGGGGCGGGTGGCAGATCGCGCGGTCGCTGGCGGTGATGCCCGACGGGAACGGCTACGTCGTCCTCGACGCGTGGGGTGGCGTCCACCGCTTCGGGTCGGCGGCGTCGTTGCCCGTCCCCGCGAACGCGTACTGGCCCGGTTGGGACGTCGCGCGACAGGTCCGCATCACGCCGTCCGGTCACGGCCTCGTCGTGCTCGACGCCTGGGGTGGCCTCCACGTCGCCGGGGACGCGCCCGCGCCGACCGGGATGCCGTACTGGTTCGGCTGGGACATCGCGCGCGACGTGCAGATCACGCCGTCCGGCCAGGGGTACTGGCTGCTCGACGGCTGGGGTGGCGTGCACACCAGCGGCGACGCGCGCTTCGAGGGCGCGGCCCCGTTCCGGTCGTGGGACATCGCGCGCGCGCTCGTGCCCGCGGCGGACGGGAAGGGCTACGCGATCCTCGACGGCTTCGGCGGCGTACACCTGTTCGGCTCGGCGTTGCACGTCGTCGCGAACGGCTACGCGCTCGCGGACGTGTACCGCGGGATCGCGGTCGTCAAGTCCTGACGGACGGGCGCTCCGGGCCCGCGCGCGACAAGATCGTGGCTCCCCCTCGTCCGCGCCCAGGGAGCTCGCCGTGCCGCAATTCCGCCGTCGCCGTCGTTCTCGCCTCGCCCTGATCCCCGCCGTCGCGGTGGTGCTCGCGCTCGTCGCCCCGGCTGCGCCGGCCGTGGCGGACGGCGGGAACGACGGCCGTCGCGCGACCGCGTGCACGCAGCCGCAGATCCTGTCCGTCGTCGGGTGCGGCAACGTCCGGTTCGAGTGGCTGCGCGGCGACAACGACCCCGCGACGCCGTCGAACCTCAACCGGGTCGGTGTCCTCGAGATCGGGTCGCCACGCGCGCGCAACGTCCTCGTGCTCGAACCGGGCACGTCGGCCGGCGCCGCGTACTTCGCGCCCCTCGCCGAGGACGTCGTGCGCGACACGAACGGGCAGTGGCAGGTGTGGTCGGTCGAGCGACGCGAGAACCAGCTCGAGGACCAGTCGATGCTCGACGCGTACAAGCAGGGGAAGACCGGCGCCCAGCAGTTCTTCGAGTACTACCTCGGGTGGCTCTCGAACCCGTCGATCACCAACCACTTCAAGCTGATCCCGGACTCGAGCGTCGGCTACGCGCGCGGTTGGGGGCTGAACGTCGAGATCCAGGACCTCCACCGCGTCGTCGAGAAGGCCCACGAGGACGGGCGGCGCGTCGTGCTCGGCGGCCACTCCCTCGGCGGCTCCATCGTGACCGCGTACGCGACGTGGGACTTCGACGGCCGACCCGGCGCGCGCGACCTCGCCGGGCTCGTCTACATCGACGGCGCCAGCGACCCGACGCCCGTCACCGCGACCAAGGCGACGCAGTCGCTGCAGCAGCTGCAGACGTCGACCCCGTGGCTCGCCTTCGGCGGCATCGGCGCGCCCTTCCTCGGGCTGTTCTCCGCGGTCGGCTCGACGCTCGCGTCGCTCGCCCCGAACGCGCCCGCGACGCTCGCCGGCTTCCCGCTGCTGCCCTCGAACCTGGTCCCACCGGTGCCGGTCACGAACGAGGCGGGCTTCGGCTTCGCGGTCGACACGAAGACCTCGCCGCCGAACCTCCGCGCCGCGCAGGTCCACGCCGGGCAGCTCGCCGCGAGCGGTACGCCGCGCGGCTGGGACCGCGCGGGCGCGATCACGCCGATCCAGCGCTACGCGTCGATGCTGTCGGGGACGGGCATCCTCGGTGTCGACGGGAGCGCGTGGTACCACCCGATGCGGCTGACGATCGACGCCGGTGCGGTGGCCGACGGCAACGCCAACCCGGCGCAGACCGTGCTCGACGTCCGCGCGATCCACGGCCACGACCTGAGCAAGCGGCTGCGGATCTACGCGTTCGGCGCGGCGCTCGGCGGGCCGGGCGTGCTCGCGGCGACGCAGATCCTCGCCGCGCAGTCGGGCATCCCGGCGGCGAACCTCGTGCTCGTCAACCGGCAGAGCACCTACGCGCACAACGACCCGTCGGCCGCGACGCCCGACAACGACTTCGTCGCCAACCTCATCCCGTTCCTGGACGGGTTCCCGGGTGCGCACGGCGCGCGCTCGCATCACGAGCGCGGCGACGATTGAGAACGCTCGCTACGCGTTCGCGCGCGCGGCTGCGTGTTGCGCGAGCCCGCGCACGCACTCACCGATGAACGCGTGCAGCTTGCGCCGGATCATGCCGCCCGTCCCCGGGATCTTCGCGGTGAACGTCGAGTGCCAACGGATCGCGGTGCCGCCTGACGGCGTGCGGGTGAGGTCGACGTCCGCTCGGTAGTCGCGGATCGGGATGCCGGACAGCAGCGCGTAGCTGAACCGGCGGTCCGGGACGACCTCGACGACGCGCTCGCGTGACGTCGTCCGACCGGTGCGGAAGACGCGGATCGCACCGACGCCCTCGCCGCCACCGCGCGCGGGCTCCTCGAGCTGGAACGACCCGATCGGCGACCACACCGGCCAGGTCGCGCCGTCGGCCAGCAGTGCGAACACGTCCTCCGGCGGTGCCGAGCTCTCCGCCCTCACGTCGATGTCCTGGTGTG
This genomic window contains:
- a CDS encoding PH domain-containing protein; amino-acid sequence: MLYDDGRIACDDDAITIRWYYLWGAKRIPYRSIRSVTARTMTGVRGRWRIWGSGDLVHWYNLDGNRPNKQVALELDVGRRVKPTITPDEPETVRAILDAHLA
- a CDS encoding helix-turn-helix transcriptional regulator, whose amino-acid sequence is MSDAAELLQSAVDAAARGDVPGAIELLRECVAAADVPDAHRLLGALSYANDHLDDARVEWEHAFRGYRDAGDLRNAARVAMGLAELHSGSLGNRATGSGWLERARRLLEQAGPCVEWGYWELALIACDRPDVVDLERSATRALELATEYRDVALEVRALADGGLALVSQGRVREGFDRLDEALAVLSTGEVTDLFVVGTAFCALLSSCERAGDAERATEWIRMVQSLVLQPRGGRPRVLSTHCHLALGGVLCAVGRWTEAEEALLASLGPTASASRGHRVEATTRLAELRLYQGRVDEAAELLAPIEDDLAAAAPVASLHLARGEPALAAAVLRRAVTRLVGDVLRGAPLLAALVEAELARGDVDAARGAARLLRAMTEAVDAPVVAGFATLATGRVAVATGDVEAALDAFDAALRSFTAAERPVLVAATQLELADAHVARHDDEAAVVAARAAHTVAERLDAAPMCDRAAALLRRLGATPPRSAASAASRLTGLTARESEVLDGLRRGDSNAQIAARLYLSPKTVEHHVSRVLAKLGVRTRAEAAAVAAAAAATGEAEADTG
- a CDS encoding MBL fold metallo-hydrolase; translation: METRIDEIAPDVFRLSTYVDEIAPPAGFTFNQFVVRGEQPLLFHAGMRGLFPLVSDAVDRLVGLQNLRWISFAHVEADECGAMNLFLDAAPDAQVVHGALACMVSLNDLADRPPVPMADEPLDIGGHVMRFLPTPHVPHNWESGLWFDETTATLLAGDLFTSLGDGPAVVDTDVVEGAIVAEDVFHATSLGPAVGTTLRTLAELEPSTLACMHGSSFRGDGAAQLHALADYYDGAIVPA
- a CDS encoding VOC family protein; the encoded protein is MTIELNHTIVWCRDKKVSASFLTELFDLPDATRFGPFLVVEVANGVSLDYREVDGDIASQHYAFLVSEDEFDAIYGKIVERGLDHWADPGLTRPKEINRNDGGRGVYFTDPDGHLLEIITRPYGSGA
- a CDS encoding alpha/beta fold hydrolase, giving the protein MERRDLSIGEGTAQVWTGGQGDGVPLVLLHGAWAGAAPHWSGIWDRLAAERRVVAPELPGLGAPSTDPPGTVAAYAEWVLRVMDATAVDRAVVVGNSFGASIAWCAAATAPARVAAVVLVDGAPGPGLPMWLRRALAAPPLRRALTAMFRRNVYSPSTAARAFADTRNVPPEVDAVLHDPHPAPLDVVTEVVLASEPCPAPTTRDVLLLWGDADRLSGSSVRAAQRLQRRIAGSQLVVVSGAGHLPQVEQPDAVVTALTRFVDRVDGPRSDRPPDAPT
- a CDS encoding thioesterase family protein; translation: MTSDLDWLGVEPRGGGRYELVLRSPLTRFDGKLYGGTGAALVTALLEAETGQDALWTTAQFVGSADLGDVLECRLETLAGGRRTTQARVTVCAGGRVAVVGLGATGDARSGALEAQFGAMPDVDPPERAPRWMPRFPFPVRGERPGWLAITDMREADGETRSALWVRMRDVADTTQTRAKVAFLTDIVPSSVVRAAGRTGGGTSLDNAVRFGPRPDGEWILVEFDPYFASAGYVHGGARVWARDGRLVAVASQTAVARVFE
- a CDS encoding acetyl-CoA acetyltransferase, coding for MSSRTDPRLPVLVGAGTCIDHVEAVELMARATVAAADDAGAPSLLHDVQRIAVPRGTWGYTDPARVVAHHIGAPRATTVLVDLGIPQQTLINEAMTAIRDGTLDVVVVVGAEAKARAARDPHATELDQHGAEPDVLQQPQGEIVAPAEIAARLWTPVQQYALMESALRAADGVTVEQDRWDVAALWARFNEVARDNPEAAFRESMTADELAKLGPGSRPLAFPYGKWHASQWTVDQGAALLLCAAEVAERHGVPRERWVLPRAGLDSSFALPLSARREMHRWPAMQVVGRAASARIGRPLAACEHVELYSCFPVAVRVQQRELGLPASGTPTITGGMTFAGGPFNNFVLQATAAMVRRLRADGGLGLVTTVSGLLTKPGLAVWATDDDGEPPLIADLARDAEAATARVDVLDSYDGDATVAACTVTYDGEEPRELVAILDTQRGARVIARIDDPVLAARATEEELVGTRVAVAGNGLVA
- a CDS encoding serine hydrolase domain-containing protein — protein: MTGEGPAADRGFERTVERLHDQVEDGVFSPGAQMAVELRGERVLDLAVGETGTGTTMTPEHVFRVYCSIKPVTAVAIQQLVEQRALALDEPLEARLPDLRVLQGGVTLRHVMTHTAALHRPMAVEMELTPADRRRAVIATLKRPPGWRLGADAAYSEYVGWQVLGWVIEQATGDELRAHLREHVLDPMGLSSTWVGMTRDEYRAVLDRLGVNVEMRTKTLPMLFERSERVCTETNPSHGGYTNARDLARFYSGLLERLAALAPPDPDDAEDPDEPADDVSLRAFTSVVRPAVYDEVLQRECTYGLGFMTRLREHAFGERCSETAFGHSGNVGTSFAFADPERSLSVGVVFNGLVGHEAAFLRRRALVNTLYEDLDALDATADVAGDDADGPRARAPRRFSLRRRGTSRGS